In Thermotomaculum hydrothermale, a single genomic region encodes these proteins:
- the mreC gene encoding rod shape-determining protein MreC: protein MLLILNLIIISIQIRDEKGTYVVEKAIASITLPILEFGKKTSSFVVDSFYTYIANVNGQKKYHELINEMRKLKAKQQLCRMLENENKKLKGLLLIKYTYNFKFIGTKVIDNMAFSGVNIITIDKGKRSGVRENSAVVDEKGIVGRVWKLFPNQSQVQLISDNSSGVGVVIPERDVGGVLTGTGNLYYGEIKYISKDVEIKKGDLVFTSGTDGIYPSNLFVGKVEEVSKDKDFFLKIKVRFAASLSALRNLVVMVQESKDNE, encoded by the coding sequence ATATTGCTAATTCTGAATTTAATAATAATTTCAATTCAAATTAGAGATGAGAAGGGTACCTATGTTGTAGAAAAGGCTATAGCCTCAATTACCCTTCCTATTCTTGAATTTGGGAAAAAAACTTCAAGCTTTGTTGTTGATTCATTTTACACCTATATTGCCAATGTAAACGGGCAAAAAAAATACCATGAATTGATAAATGAAATGAGAAAATTGAAGGCAAAACAGCAACTATGCAGAATGCTTGAAAATGAAAATAAAAAATTAAAAGGATTACTTTTAATAAAATACACATACAATTTTAAATTTATAGGAACAAAGGTTATAGACAATATGGCTTTTTCAGGGGTTAACATTATTACAATAGATAAGGGGAAAAGGTCTGGAGTTAGAGAAAATTCTGCAGTTGTTGATGAAAAAGGAATTGTTGGAAGGGTGTGGAAGTTGTTTCCAAATCAAAGCCAGGTGCAACTTATTTCAGACAATTCAAGTGGTGTTGGTGTTGTAATCCCAGAAAGAGATGTTGGTGGGGTTTTAACAGGAACGGGAAACCTTTACTATGGGGAAATAAAGTATATAAGCAAAGATGTTGAGATTAAAAAGGGAGACCTTGTATTTACTTCTGGCACAGATGGAATTTATCCTTCTAATCTTTTTGTTGGAAAGGTTGAGGAAGTATCAAAAGACAAGGATTTTTTTCTAAAAATTAAAGTTAGATTTGCAGCAAGTTTGTCTGCTTTGAGAAATCTGGTTGTAATGGTGCAGGAGAGTAAAGACAATGAGTAA
- the sppA gene encoding signal peptide peptidase SppA → MAGKAKKTILILIIIFVFFVGVVYFIGKTLGKFYSGVPTISNNTLVEVRFKNPVPEREPLIPFKKTIPFHKIIKALYTIPADSRVNGVLVFGNELPLDIAQLEELRTALENIVKSGKKVYVYYDQIGMNYFLVPKGAKVVMHPTPGSYVSLRGYYSAQPFFRTLLEEKLGIKFNVIHIGNYKGAGEPFVRDSMSKYLRQELTELFESFWNNICSMISESRGFNKEEFQKKLYDGKYFSISKEEAKKAGLVDMFEYKQNIEDKYDSVIEINKYAKSISDGFGTKPIALIVAEGEIVMGEEEPSLLGNNKNVIAADTMCDIIRRAADNDNVKVIVFRVNSPGGSALASELINRELKRAAKKKPVIVSVGYMAASGGYYISCGGDYIIADKNSIVGSIGVVSLIPEITELSKKIGVHFDEIKKGKYSDFLSPFKKITPDEEELLRKDMLDIYGVFKQRVADARKLDLNYVESIAQGRIYSGTRGLQIKLVDKIGTLHDALLEAKKRANLKSIDYTEFSAKKSLFELLQEDFGTKTSIETILNKKIKSLFKLCKKPMLIDPALIETLSIEE, encoded by the coding sequence ATGGCAGGAAAAGCGAAAAAAACAATATTAATCCTTATTATTATTTTTGTGTTTTTTGTAGGGGTTGTTTACTTTATTGGAAAAACACTTGGAAAATTTTACTCTGGAGTACCTACAATATCAAACAACACCCTTGTAGAAGTAAGATTTAAAAATCCAGTACCTGAAAGGGAACCGTTAATTCCATTCAAAAAAACTATACCCTTCCACAAAATAATCAAAGCTCTTTACACAATCCCTGCTGACAGCAGAGTAAATGGAGTGTTAGTGTTCGGCAATGAGTTGCCCTTGGATATTGCTCAACTTGAAGAATTGCGAACCGCCCTGGAAAACATAGTAAAAAGCGGGAAAAAAGTCTATGTTTACTATGACCAGATAGGTATGAATTACTTTTTAGTGCCCAAAGGCGCTAAAGTGGTTATGCATCCAACCCCTGGAAGTTATGTTTCTTTAAGGGGATATTACAGTGCACAACCATTTTTCAGAACCCTCCTTGAAGAAAAATTGGGAATAAAATTCAACGTAATCCACATAGGTAATTACAAGGGAGCAGGAGAACCCTTTGTAAGGGACTCAATGTCAAAATATTTAAGGCAGGAATTAACAGAGCTTTTTGAATCCTTCTGGAATAATATCTGTTCAATGATTTCAGAGTCAAGGGGATTCAACAAAGAAGAATTTCAGAAAAAACTCTATGACGGAAAATACTTCTCTATCTCAAAAGAAGAGGCAAAAAAAGCAGGTCTGGTTGATATGTTTGAGTATAAACAGAATATTGAAGACAAATACGATTCAGTTATTGAAATAAACAAATACGCAAAATCTATATCAGACGGCTTTGGGACAAAACCAATTGCCCTTATTGTGGCAGAAGGTGAAATTGTAATGGGTGAAGAAGAGCCCTCCCTTTTGGGAAACAACAAAAATGTAATTGCCGCTGATACAATGTGCGACATAATAAGAAGAGCTGCAGATAACGATAATGTAAAGGTAATCGTTTTCAGGGTAAATTCACCAGGTGGCTCAGCGCTGGCTTCTGAGTTAATAAACAGGGAATTAAAGCGGGCTGCAAAGAAAAAACCTGTAATAGTTTCAGTTGGCTATATGGCTGCATCAGGGGGATACTATATATCCTGTGGGGGAGATTACATAATTGCTGACAAAAACTCAATTGTCGGCTCAATTGGAGTTGTAAGCCTTATCCCAGAAATTACAGAATTAAGTAAAAAAATAGGAGTGCACTTTGACGAAATAAAAAAAGGAAAATACTCAGACTTTCTATCACCATTTAAAAAGATAACTCCAGATGAAGAGGAATTGTTAAGAAAAGATATGCTTGATATTTACGGCGTGTTTAAACAAAGGGTGGCAGATGCAAGAAAACTCGACTTAAACTATGTTGAATCAATTGCACAGGGAAGGATTTACTCAGGCACAAGGGGATTACAGATAAAGCTTGTTGACAAAATTGGCACACTTCACGATGCATTGCTTGAAGCAAAAAAGAGGGCAAATTTAAAATCAATAGATTACACAGAATTCAGTGCAAAAAAATCCTTATTTGAACTTTTGCAGGAAGATTTTGGGACAAAAACTTCTATCGAAACAATACTAAACAAAAAAATAAAATCCTTGTTTAAATTATGTAAAAAGCCTATGCTCATTGACCCTGCACTAATAGAAACCCTTTCTATCGAGGAGTAA
- the rodA gene encoding rod shape-determining protein RodA: MKKETDWFLIIEVLLLAFLGYITLTSAVITVKGGDIILKKQSVFLVFGFVLAFFFYMIDYRKLLDFVPFIYVATLILLVLTLIIGKVVHGSKSWLNLGFFMLQPSEPGKLVAILTIGYIAKTEKTDYLTFKMAFKIILFVGLLCVLILLQPDFGTASIYIVLLAVVLFVLGLDKKVIIFLIILAMLGGVFAWKYVFKPYQRNRILTVINPERDPLGSGYQVIQSKIAVGSGMIFGKGFKKGTQSKLRYLPEPHTDFIFAVFSEEFGFSGVAVVLALYMLMIVRLINIARVSLDKEGMIMAIGVAAIFFYQGIVSMGMVVGLVPTTGIPLPFFSYGGSGTITYFSMIGLVLNIYRKRFSIL; the protein is encoded by the coding sequence ATGAAAAAAGAGACTGATTGGTTTTTAATTATTGAGGTTTTACTTTTAGCTTTTTTGGGGTATATTACCTTAACTTCTGCTGTTATAACTGTTAAAGGGGGGGATATAATACTGAAAAAACAGTCTGTTTTCCTTGTGTTTGGCTTTGTTCTTGCCTTTTTTTTCTATATGATTGATTACAGAAAACTCCTTGATTTTGTGCCTTTTATTTATGTTGCCACTTTAATCTTACTTGTTTTAACACTGATAATTGGAAAGGTGGTGCATGGATCAAAATCGTGGTTAAACTTAGGTTTTTTTATGCTTCAGCCGTCAGAACCTGGAAAACTTGTTGCTATTTTAACCATAGGTTATATAGCAAAGACAGAAAAAACAGATTATTTAACCTTTAAAATGGCATTTAAAATTATATTATTCGTTGGATTATTATGTGTTCTTATTCTTTTACAGCCTGATTTTGGGACGGCATCTATTTACATTGTGCTTCTTGCAGTTGTTCTATTTGTTCTTGGGCTTGACAAAAAGGTTATAATTTTTCTCATAATTCTGGCAATGTTAGGCGGTGTTTTTGCCTGGAAATATGTTTTTAAGCCTTACCAGAGAAACAGAATATTAACTGTAATTAACCCTGAAAGAGATCCTTTAGGTTCTGGGTATCAGGTAATACAATCAAAAATTGCTGTTGGGTCAGGTATGATTTTTGGAAAGGGGTTTAAAAAAGGTACTCAAAGTAAATTAAGATACTTGCCTGAGCCTCATACAGATTTTATTTTTGCTGTTTTTTCTGAAGAATTTGGTTTTTCAGGGGTTGCAGTGGTTTTAGCCCTGTATATGCTGATGATAGTTAGATTGATAAACATTGCCAGGGTTTCTTTAGACAAAGAGGGAATGATTATGGCAATTGGGGTTGCTGCGATATTCTTTTATCAGGGAATTGTTTCAATGGGAATGGTTGTGGGGTTAGTCCCTACAACAGGAATTCCTTTACCGTTTTTTTCCTATGGTGGTTCTGGCACTATAACCTACTTTTCAATGATAGGTTTGGTGTTAAATATTTACAGAAAAAGGTTTTCAATTCTTTAG
- the mrdA gene encoding penicillin-binding protein 2, producing MYGEKHPLIKFRILFFYITVITVFSLLFVRYWYLQVVKGEYYYKASRENTLRVLPLIAKRGEIYAMSGEKIATYKPAFNIMLDRNRFNKKHIKKIAEFLKIDEKELRERIKKYSNIPRYISVAIKENVSIEFLSYFEARKADYPELFVDVEPLRFYPYRDLVAHVLGYIGEPTVQELKKIGEYTFIGKSGIEKEYDEILRGKNGIKRLIVDSGNRLKEEKIVTKPVDGKKLTLSLIIPLQELIKTQLRQYKGCVIVNNVNTGEIYALYSNPSFDPNVFSSRFERKKWKNLKKAKGNPLLNRAIRGRYSPGSIFKVAVALSALEKGISPKTTFFCPGYFKYKDLEFKCWFEPGHGKLNMIGGIAHSCNVYFYNLGLKVGVENIDSTCFKIELCEKTGIDIPGEKKGLLPTPEWKRMKIGQPWYPGDTINLSIGQGYLLVTPIEVARFVSMVANGGKLITPHFLVSPERKFEVKDLNINKNHILILKKAMRKVVTQGTAIKLSFLKIKVAGKTGTAQTISGGEGKENNSWFSGFAPYENPQICVTVIAEKGGHSTDIAVPVAGKVFEFYAKNRELFK from the coding sequence ATGTACGGTGAAAAGCACCCTTTAATTAAATTTAGAATTCTCTTTTTTTACATCACAGTGATAACTGTGTTTTCCCTATTGTTTGTACGATACTGGTACCTACAGGTTGTAAAGGGGGAATACTATTACAAAGCATCCAGAGAAAATACTTTAAGGGTTTTACCTTTAATTGCAAAAAGGGGAGAGATTTATGCAATGTCTGGTGAAAAGATAGCAACATACAAACCTGCCTTTAATATAATGCTTGATAGAAATAGGTTTAACAAAAAGCATATAAAAAAAATTGCTGAATTTTTGAAAATAGATGAAAAAGAGTTAAGAGAAAGAATTAAAAAATACTCAAATATCCCTCGCTATATATCTGTTGCAATTAAAGAAAATGTTTCTATTGAATTTCTTTCTTATTTTGAGGCAAGGAAGGCTGATTACCCGGAGTTGTTTGTGGATGTTGAGCCTTTAAGGTTTTACCCTTACAGGGATTTGGTTGCCCATGTTTTAGGATATATTGGTGAGCCTACAGTTCAAGAGTTAAAAAAAATAGGGGAATATACCTTTATAGGAAAATCTGGAATAGAGAAGGAGTATGACGAGATTTTAAGAGGTAAAAACGGAATAAAAAGGCTTATTGTTGATTCAGGAAACAGGCTAAAAGAGGAAAAAATTGTAACAAAACCTGTCGATGGGAAAAAACTCACTCTTTCTTTAATTATTCCATTGCAAGAACTAATAAAGACCCAGTTAAGGCAATATAAAGGTTGTGTAATTGTCAATAATGTTAATACAGGTGAGATTTATGCTTTATATTCAAACCCATCTTTCGATCCGAATGTCTTTTCTTCAAGGTTTGAAAGAAAAAAATGGAAAAATTTGAAAAAGGCTAAAGGAAACCCTCTATTAAACAGGGCAATAAGGGGCAGATATTCTCCAGGTTCTATTTTCAAAGTCGCAGTTGCCCTTTCTGCTTTAGAAAAGGGGATATCTCCTAAAACTACTTTTTTCTGTCCCGGATATTTTAAGTACAAAGACCTTGAATTTAAGTGCTGGTTTGAACCTGGGCATGGAAAGTTGAATATGATAGGAGGGATTGCACATTCCTGTAATGTATATTTTTATAATTTAGGGTTAAAGGTTGGAGTTGAAAATATAGACTCTACATGCTTTAAGATTGAATTATGTGAGAAAACAGGTATAGATATCCCTGGAGAAAAGAAAGGACTATTACCAACTCCTGAATGGAAGAGAATGAAAATTGGCCAGCCCTGGTATCCCGGGGACACAATTAACCTTTCTATAGGGCAGGGTTATCTTCTTGTTACCCCCATTGAAGTGGCAAGATTTGTATCAATGGTTGCCAATGGAGGGAAGTTGATAACCCCTCATTTTCTCGTTTCTCCTGAGAGAAAGTTTGAGGTAAAGGATTTGAATATAAATAAAAATCATATTCTTATTCTTAAAAAGGCTATGAGAAAGGTTGTAACTCAGGGTACAGCAATTAAGTTATCCTTTTTAAAAATAAAAGTTGCTGGAAAAACAGGTACTGCTCAAACTATTTCAGGTGGTGAAGGAAAAGAGAATAACTCGTGGTTTTCAGGTTTTGCTCCATACGAAAATCCCCAGATATGCGTGACAGTTATTGCAGAAAAAGGAGGGCATAGTACTGACATTGCCGTTCCTGTAGCAGGAAAGGTTTTTGAATTTTACGCTAAAAACAGGGAGTTATTTAAATGA
- a CDS encoding S9 family peptidase, which translates to MKKKSLFLIIFTILSVNLYADKLLDNVISHLKGSKPRMMAFKWSPSSNYIGFLSDKDNNFILDLWIYDLKTGKERELINASKFKIKESEAEKQLKERMRIGNSGIIFFHWFHNGDRILFNLSGNIYTVEVKSGKIEKLPINVKPVLFPIISNNDTKIAFVSKGNVYVYLLNSKKTIQITKDASKDKYYGMAEFAASEELDRFSGLWFSPDGKKLLYTFVDETKMDKYPIVINTSLKPKYTLQNYPFAGGKNAVVKLFIADFNGEKFESKEIKFPLKKEYYLARVYFYGNNPFIYIINRKQNILYKYLYKKDELSLLSKETSKDWINLDSNYYYWKEKNAILFTSEKTPSAYRHLFIFKNNRIEQLTKGEWEIKSFKGFDGEKLYFTANITHPNNVDFAVYNFKTKGIKVLTKKKGYHIISMSPDCKYYIDTYSNRSTPFEKYLVNLKTGEKKLFEKTGIEKIEGLKPCKVEEVSFKNKEGIRFFGVLMYPENIKKGGKIPLIVYTYGGPHAQVCTNFFNPWDYYWFRYFTTKGYAVFKMDNRGSAGRGHKFESPIYRDMGDLEIKDQIEGVKYIVNKFPFIDINRVGIWGWSYGGYMTLTAMTKFAPFFKVGVAVAPVSDWHLYDTAYTERYMDLPQNNKEGYEKSSPLNYVEKLQGKLLILHGVSDDNVHFQNTELFLKKAIENGKKVDLMVFPGKKHSIRGRKTREYLFKRITEYFLNNL; encoded by the coding sequence ATGAAGAAAAAGAGCTTGTTTCTAATAATATTTACAATACTTTCAGTTAACCTATACGCCGACAAATTGTTAGACAATGTAATCTCTCATTTAAAAGGCTCAAAACCAAGGATGATGGCGTTCAAATGGTCTCCCTCTTCAAATTACATAGGATTTTTATCCGACAAAGACAACAACTTTATCCTTGATTTATGGATTTACGATTTAAAAACAGGAAAAGAGAGAGAATTAATAAATGCATCAAAATTCAAAATAAAGGAAAGTGAGGCGGAAAAACAGCTAAAGGAAAGGATGAGAATAGGAAATAGCGGGATTATCTTCTTTCACTGGTTTCACAATGGTGACAGAATTTTATTCAACCTTTCAGGTAATATTTATACCGTTGAAGTTAAAAGCGGAAAGATTGAAAAACTCCCAATTAATGTCAAACCTGTTTTATTCCCTATAATCTCAAACAACGATACTAAAATTGCATTTGTATCAAAAGGGAATGTATATGTTTACCTGCTAAATTCTAAAAAGACGATTCAAATCACAAAAGATGCTTCAAAAGATAAATACTACGGTATGGCTGAATTTGCAGCATCAGAGGAATTGGATAGATTTTCAGGCTTGTGGTTTTCCCCCGATGGTAAAAAACTCCTTTACACCTTTGTTGATGAAACGAAAATGGATAAGTACCCTATTGTAATTAACACATCTTTAAAACCCAAATACACTCTTCAAAATTACCCATTTGCAGGCGGAAAAAACGCTGTTGTAAAACTCTTTATTGCTGATTTTAACGGAGAAAAGTTTGAATCTAAAGAAATCAAATTTCCATTAAAAAAGGAATATTACCTTGCAAGGGTTTACTTTTACGGTAATAACCCGTTTATTTACATTATCAACAGAAAACAGAACATATTGTACAAGTACCTGTACAAAAAAGACGAGTTATCCCTTTTATCTAAAGAAACATCAAAAGACTGGATAAACCTTGATTCAAATTACTATTACTGGAAAGAAAAAAACGCAATACTATTTACCTCTGAAAAAACACCATCAGCTTACAGACACCTTTTTATATTCAAAAACAACCGCATTGAACAGTTAACAAAGGGGGAGTGGGAGATAAAATCATTCAAAGGATTTGACGGAGAAAAACTTTACTTTACAGCAAACATAACCCACCCAAACAATGTTGATTTTGCTGTTTACAACTTTAAAACAAAGGGGATAAAGGTTTTAACAAAAAAGAAGGGCTATCACATAATTTCAATGTCCCCTGACTGCAAATACTATATAGACACCTATTCAAACAGAAGCACTCCCTTTGAAAAGTATCTTGTTAACTTAAAAACAGGGGAAAAGAAACTTTTTGAAAAAACAGGTATAGAAAAAATTGAGGGGTTAAAACCCTGCAAGGTTGAGGAAGTATCATTTAAAAACAAAGAGGGAATAAGGTTTTTCGGGGTTTTAATGTACCCTGAAAATATTAAAAAAGGGGGAAAAATCCCACTTATTGTTTACACCTACGGAGGTCCTCACGCACAGGTTTGCACAAACTTTTTTAACCCCTGGGATTATTACTGGTTTAGATACTTTACCACAAAAGGCTATGCTGTTTTTAAAATGGATAACAGAGGCTCTGCTGGAAGGGGTCATAAATTTGAATCCCCTATTTACAGAGATATGGGAGATTTAGAGATAAAAGACCAGATTGAAGGGGTTAAATACATTGTAAACAAATTTCCGTTTATTGATATAAACAGGGTTGGAATATGGGGCTGGAGTTACGGTGGATACATGACATTAACTGCTATGACAAAGTTTGCTCCTTTTTTCAAGGTTGGAGTTGCTGTTGCCCCTGTTTCAGACTGGCACCTTTACGACACAGCATACACAGAAAGGTATATGGACTTACCCCAAAACAACAAGGAAGGGTATGAGAAGTCTTCCCCTTTAAACTATGTTGAAAAATTACAGGGCAAACTCTTAATACTTCACGGTGTTTCAGACGATAATGTGCACTTTCAAAACACTGAATTATTCTTAAAAAAGGCAATTGAAAACGGCAAAAAGGTTGATTTAATGGTATTTCCAGGTAAAAAACACAGCATAAGGGGGAGAAAAACGAGAGAATACCTTTTTAAAAGGATAACAGAATACTTTTTGAATAATCTTTAA